A region from the Acidobacteriota bacterium genome encodes:
- a CDS encoding site-specific DNA-methyltransferase, producing the protein MFERPFLKLIFGDASDMKELPDGSVHLVVTSPPYFNAPFDYPDLFKSYDEFLGLLNRVAGELKRVVAKGRIVAIVCDDTLINGRKFPVVADITKIFIDQGFIYRDRIVWVKPEGYIRISRRSGVLLQHPYPMYYYPDNLQESILIFQNGKFDYNLINDFQKEMSGIDLERYQSEKWYLNVWYITNVLPRPNRLEKGIAAFPEEIPLRLITLFSYRGETVLDPFMGSGTTLKVALALKRNGIGYEVDVELLDTVKRKLGLYPPSLFPSVVDVELVVREDVRHLRTSLQDKVSKKPKR; encoded by the coding sequence ATGTTTGAGAGGCCATTTTTAAAGCTTATCTTTGGCGATGCTTCAGATATGAAAGAACTTCCCGATGGTAGTGTTCACCTTGTTGTCACAAGTCCTCCTTACTTTAATGCTCCTTTCGACTATCCTGATCTATTCAAGAGCTATGATGAGTTTCTTGGACTTTTGAATAGAGTTGCTGGAGAATTAAAACGAGTAGTTGCAAAAGGGCGGATAGTAGCGATCGTGTGTGATGATACCCTTATCAATGGAAGGAAGTTTCCAGTTGTGGCGGATATCACTAAGATATTTATTGACCAGGGCTTTATCTACCGGGATAGAATTGTTTGGGTGAAGCCAGAGGGATATATTAGAATAAGTAGGAGGAGTGGTGTTCTTTTGCAACATCCTTACCCGATGTATTATTATCCCGACAATCTTCAAGAATCCATCCTCATATTCCAAAATGGAAAATTTGACTATAATCTAATTAATGACTTTCAAAAAGAAATGTCCGGAATCGATCTTGAACGATATCAGAGCGAAAAATGGTATTTAAATGTTTGGTATATCACCAATGTATTACCTCGCCCTAATAGGCTTGAGAAGGGGATCGCTGCTTTTCCTGAAGAGATACCGTTGAGGCTAATAACCCTCTTTTCTTACCGAGGAGAGACAGTACTCGATCCATTTATGGGGTCTGGGACGACTTTAAAAGTAGCCCTCGCCCTTAAGCGGAATGGGATTGGCTATGAGGTAGATGTGGAGCTTTTGGATACGGTGAAAAGGAAATTGGGGCTCTATCCTCCTTCTCTCTTCCCATCTGTAGTTGATGTTGAGCTTGTTGTGAGAGAGGATGTAAGACACCTAAGGACCTCTCTTCAAGATAAAGTGAGTAAAAAACCAAAGAGATGA